One Thermodesulfobacteriota bacterium DNA window includes the following coding sequences:
- a CDS encoding chemotaxis protein CheA, giving the protein LSPAPPPPAERRERAAERPAPAAEAPAAGSSGRSGVGSSIKVDVDKLDNLVNAVGELVIMQSQVRFNPLVARLTDQKLIRDFSQLARITSELQKTAMSMRMVPIRQTFQKMIRLVRDLSKKSGKLVDLVMSGEETEIDRNMVDSIYDPLVHMIRNSVDHGVQLPEERRRQGKPEQGTVQLRAFQRGGNIVIEIVDDGQGLNVERIRKKAIERGVIREEDALSPAEIQNLIFMPGFSTAETITDVSGRGVGMDVVKKAVEKLRGKVEVDSVAGNGTTFTIRLPLTMAIVDGIIVRVGNERYIIPTINIQESMKPTLEMYQTVHRRGEALLIRDNLIPLVRLYSVFGVPNPEATDPAAGLVVVVENEGELRALLVDELLGKQEVVIKSLGGYMTDIKGVAGGTILGDGRVGLILDLAGLFDSAQGQAGDLDR; this is encoded by the coding sequence GATGTGGACAAGCTCGACAACCTGGTGAATGCCGTGGGCGAGCTGGTGATCATGCAGTCCCAGGTGCGCTTCAATCCGCTGGTCGCCCGGCTCACCGACCAGAAGCTCATCCGGGACTTCTCCCAGCTGGCCCGCATCACCTCCGAGCTCCAGAAGACCGCCATGTCCATGCGCATGGTGCCCATCCGCCAGACCTTCCAGAAGATGATCCGCCTGGTCCGGGACCTGTCCAAGAAGTCCGGCAAGCTGGTGGATCTCGTTATGAGCGGCGAGGAGACCGAGATCGACCGCAACATGGTGGATTCCATCTACGACCCTCTGGTGCACATGATCCGCAACTCGGTGGACCATGGGGTGCAGCTGCCGGAGGAGCGCCGGCGCCAGGGCAAGCCGGAGCAGGGCACCGTGCAGCTCCGGGCCTTCCAGCGGGGGGGGAATATCGTCATCGAGATCGTGGACGACGGGCAGGGGCTGAACGTGGAGCGCATCCGGAAGAAGGCCATCGAGCGTGGCGTCATCCGGGAAGAGGATGCCCTGTCCCCGGCCGAGATCCAGAATCTTATCTTCATGCCCGGCTTTTCCACCGCCGAAACGATTACCGACGTCTCCGGCCGCGGGGTGGGGATGGACGTGGTCAAGAAGGCGGTGGAGAAGCTGCGGGGCAAGGTGGAGGTGGACAGCGTGGCCGGCAACGGCACCACCTTCACCATCCGCCTGCCCCTGACCATGGCCATTGTTGACGGCATCATCGTCCGGGTGGGCAATGAGCGCTACATCATCCCCACCATCAACATCCAGGAGTCCATGAAGCCCACCCTGGAGATGTACCAGACGGTGCACCGGCGGGGTGAAGCCCTCCTCATCCGGGACAACCTGATTCCCCTGGTTCGCCTGTACAGCGTCTTCGGGGTGCCCAACCCCGAGGCCACCGATCCGGCGGCGGGCCTGGTGGTGGTGGTGGAGAATGAAGGCGAGCTGCGGGCGCTCCTGGTGGATGAGCTCCTGGGCAAGCAGGAGGTGGTCATCAAGAGCCTGGGCGGCTACATGACCGATATCAAGGGCGTGGCCGGCGGCACCATCCTGGGGGATGGCCGGGTGGGGCTGATCCTGGACCTGGCCGGTCTGTTCGATTCCGCCCAGGGGCAGGCCGGCGATCTGGATCGGTGA
- a CDS encoding chemotaxis protein CheW, with protein MAQAAARAARELEGVRELEGKYLTFALGNEEYGLGILKVREIIGIMEITPVPHTPQFVKGVINLRGRVIPVLDLRLKFEMEPKEYSERTCIIVVEIRSQAGSIQVGMVVDSVSEVLNITAEEIEPPPSFGSSVDTAYILGMAKIKGKVKILLDIDRILGQGDLARIEAI; from the coding sequence ATGGCGCAGGCAGCAGCCAGGGCAGCCCGGGAGTTGGAGGGGGTGCGGGAGCTGGAAGGCAAGTACCTCACCTTCGCTCTTGGCAATGAGGAATATGGGCTGGGCATCCTCAAGGTCCGGGAGATCATCGGCATCATGGAGATCACGCCGGTGCCCCACACGCCTCAGTTCGTCAAAGGGGTGATCAACCTGCGAGGCCGAGTGATCCCGGTCCTGGATCTGCGGCTCAAGTTCGAGATGGAGCCCAAGGAATACTCGGAGCGCACCTGCATCATCGTGGTGGAGATCCGCAGCCAGGCTGGCTCCATCCAGGTCGGCATGGTGGTGGACTCGGTGTCGGAGGTCCTGAACATCACGGCTGAGGAGATCGAGCCGCCGCCGTCCTTCGGCTCCAGCGTCGACACCGCCTATATCCTCGGCATGGCCAAGATCAAGGGCAAGGTCAAGATCCTGCTGGACATCGACCGCATCCTCGGCCAGGGAGACTTGGCGCGGATCGAGGCCATCTGA